In the Acomys russatus chromosome 13, mAcoRus1.1, whole genome shotgun sequence genome, one interval contains:
- the Tmem72 gene encoding transmembrane protein 72, whose protein sequence is MKLQMFWTGLEYTCRLLGIATAAVLIGVGTETFLRGQFKSLAFYLLFTGVTISMCEGTYFVAQLLAICFKCQPGSLAHRAREKARWLGCFQKFLAYMLLSVACFLHPVLVWHVTIPGSMLIITGLAYFLLSKRKKTKAVPEALAPTEQYTDPSSSVVSTTGSGDTEQTYTFHEALKEGPGSFFIHVKSVLKGTKKPRVLQTQDTPMELVLESADSLAKKKQVHFEDNVVRIIPTLTEGQGDSDSGPEETSSDTTPIIPPSRTPLFLPSLMATDLF, encoded by the exons ATGAAGCTCCAGATGTTCTGGACTGGCCTGGAATATACCTGCCGGCTCTTGGGCATCGCCACGGCTGCAG TGTTGATCGGAGTGGGCACCGAGACCTTCCTCCGGGGGCAGTTCAAAAGCCTGGCCTTCTATCTGCT GTTTACAGGAGTCACCATCTCCATGTGTGAAGGGACCTACTTTGTGGCCCAGCTGTTAGCCATCTGCTTCAA gtgtcAGCCGGGGTCTCTGGCACACAGAGCAAGGGAGAAGGCTCGCTGGCTGGGCTGCTTCCAGAAGTTCCTCGCCTACATGCTGCTGTCAGTGGCCTGTTTCCTCCACCCTGTCCTGGTCTGGCATGTGACCATCCCAG GCTCCATGCTGATCATcactggcctggcctacttcctgcTGAGCAAGCggaagaaaacaaaggctgtTCCAGAGGCGCTGGCCCCCACGGAGCAGTACACAGACCCTTCCAGCAGCGTTGTGAGCACCACAGGCTCTGGGGACACTGAGCAAACCTACACTTTCCATGAAGCCCTCAAGGAGGGGCCTGGCTCCTTCTTCATCCACGTGAAGAGCGTTCTGAAGGGGACCAAGAAGCCACGTGTCCTGCAGACCCAAGACACCCCAATGGAACTGGTGCTGGAGTCAGCTGACTCCTTGGCCAAGAAGAAGCAGGTACACTTTGAAGACAATGTAGTCAGGATCATCCCAACCCTCACTGAAGGTCAGGGTGACAGTGACAGTGGACCAGAGGAAACCAGCTCTGACACGACTCCCATTATCCCTCCCTCCCGGACCCCACTCTTCCTGCCGTCTCTCATGGCCACTGACCTGTTCTGA